From the genome of Tolypothrix sp. NIES-4075:
AGATTGACCCGACGACAGGACAACCCTTTACTAAAAAGCGATTAATTGAACGAGTGGCACAAATGCACTTTGGGGGTGCAGGTATTCCCATTGATGCAGCGGCAAGTGAGGTACACGGGCTTTTTTCAGTTAAGGACTATGGCGAAAAGGCAGCTGCTAACTACACGCAAGCCTTGCAATCAATGGGATGTTTTTAAAGAGAATTATGCAATCAATACGCAAGCCCTGCAATCAATGGAATGTTTTTACAGAGAATTATGCAATCAATAATCAATCGGTTTCCTACTATTAAATCATACATACATCAAGCAATACTTGCGATTGGGTGTATGGCATTGTTCGTCGTTCCTGCCTTATTGGTGAAGACGACTTCATCAATAAATCGTCTTCCCGTGCTAACTTGGACAGATGCTCAAAATATTGTACCTGCATCACTTATTAAAAGGGCATTGCGAGAAAACTCAACTGGTGATGTTGAAGCTGAATCAATCAAAGTTTTGCAAGTCCTGTCTCAAGGTGCAGGCAAATTATACATTTTTGATTTCCAGTCGCCGCAACTTTGTGGAGCGGGTGGTTGTGTCTATCCGGTTTATCAGCAGTCGGGTAAGTTGCTTCTTTCGTTAATTGCTAACCCGAACTTACCCAAAGGTGAAGTTTTAATTCGACCAGATGACACAGTACGAAATGGATTTTTGTGCCTTGTAATTACCCAAACTATATCTATTGAGGGTATGGTATCACGCTCTCAGTATTGCTATCAAGGTGCGGGATTTTTAAAATTAAACGAGGCTTTGACGAAAGTGGGTGAGAACTTTGTTTGGGGGGTAGGTCAGAACAATTAAAAAGTAGAAACTACTTTCTTCCTGCTATAAAATTACCCATTTTTTTGGTGTTCTTCTTTGCTTCTTTGCGTGAGCTAAAACTCCTTTAATAATTTCGGTATTCTTTGGGTGGGATGGAAGTAAAACAACTTTTTAGCCTTTTAACTTCCCCCAAAAGAGATTGGGGCTTTAAACCATCTTTGTCTATCTTTA
Proteins encoded in this window:
- a CDS encoding histidine kinase, whose translation is MQSIINRFPTIKSYIHQAILAIGCMALFVVPALLVKTTSSINRLPVLTWTDAQNIVPASLIKRALRENSTGDVEAESIKVLQVLSQGAGKLYIFDFQSPQLCGAGGCVYPVYQQSGKLLLSLIANPNLPKGEVLIRPDDTVRNGFLCLVITQTISIEGMVSRSQYCYQGAGFLKLNEALTKVGENFVWGVGQNN